The Lysinibacillus pakistanensis genome includes a window with the following:
- a CDS encoding tetratricopeptide repeat protein — protein MTVNNAMTEMMQALEQGDLALIDQLLESFLMKELPEEIYALAEVFMQYGYMKEADRVLEHLQFLFPDEAQLKIDRANVLMELGDEDDALDLLLEIEETSPEYPQALVVLADYYQMQGLFEVAEKRINEALAILPDEPLLHFAKAELLFETGRFLEAARLYEELNEQQGEFAGVNLLERLAEVYRAGAAYETALDYYLAALEDEVKPDILFGAAYSAFQSQKYEMAIKQLEELKELDPDYFSAYLLLAESYAMTEDNKKAYSAILEGLKRDEYDKTLYLFAGKMALKNGLPAEAEQYLREAIALDPEYMEAVLALISILAHQERFEDVIELFETLQQNDFEWSALYPFAAEAYENLELYDRAYEFYSLAYNDFKEDAAFLEKYVYFLLEEGKRSEAKEVLGQLIAIQPGETEWQEKLESLEFE, from the coding sequence ATGACTGTGAACAATGCGATGACTGAAATGATGCAAGCACTTGAACAAGGGGACTTAGCATTAATTGATCAGCTACTGGAATCTTTTTTAATGAAGGAGCTACCCGAGGAAATTTATGCACTAGCTGAGGTTTTTATGCAGTACGGGTATATGAAAGAAGCTGACCGTGTACTGGAGCATTTGCAATTTTTATTCCCAGATGAGGCACAGTTAAAAATCGATCGTGCAAATGTCTTAATGGAGCTTGGTGATGAGGATGATGCATTAGATTTATTATTAGAAATTGAGGAGACCTCACCAGAATATCCGCAAGCTTTAGTAGTTTTAGCGGATTATTACCAAATGCAAGGACTGTTTGAGGTGGCGGAAAAGCGTATCAATGAGGCGTTAGCTATTTTACCAGATGAGCCTTTATTGCATTTTGCTAAAGCAGAATTATTATTTGAAACAGGCCGTTTTTTAGAGGCTGCCAGACTATATGAAGAGTTAAATGAACAACAAGGCGAATTTGCAGGTGTAAATCTTCTTGAACGCCTTGCTGAGGTATATCGAGCTGGAGCTGCCTATGAAACAGCTTTAGATTATTATTTAGCAGCTCTTGAGGATGAAGTAAAGCCAGATATTTTATTTGGTGCAGCCTATTCTGCATTCCAATCACAAAAATATGAAATGGCGATTAAACAATTGGAAGAGTTAAAAGAATTAGATCCGGATTATTTCTCTGCCTATTTATTACTTGCCGAGAGCTATGCCATGACAGAGGATAATAAAAAAGCGTATAGCGCCATTCTTGAAGGTTTAAAGCGTGACGAATATGATAAAACTTTATATTTATTTGCAGGCAAAATGGCACTAAAAAATGGACTACCAGCTGAGGCAGAACAGTATTTACGTGAGGCAATTGCATTAGATCCTGAATACATGGAGGCAGTATTAGCCTTAATCTCTATTTTGGCACATCAAGAACGTTTCGAAGATGTCATCGAATTATTTGAAACATTGCAGCAAAATGATTTTGAATGGAGCGCTTTATATCCGTTTGCTGCAGAGGCATATGAAAATTTAGAATTGTACGACCGTGCATACGAATTTTACAGTTTGGCATATAATGATTTTAAGGAAGACGCAGCATTTTTAGAAAAATATGTTTATTTCTTATTAGAGGAAGGAAAGCGTTCAGAAGCGAAGGAAGTACTCGGTCAGTTAATAGCTATTCAACCAGGTGAAACAGAGTGGCAAGAGAAGTTAGAATCCTTAGAATTTGAGTAA
- a CDS encoding ReoY family proteolytic degradation factor: MTASVSVVDKKAFVRWFLKNYQLKRRECVWILNYLLSNDELLKRIRFVEEAHYCPRAMVMSTVDSTGVPFRFYKGNVMTADAEKSFHDLRLHEHEDMYIQLNFPNTPPSAQYLAVLEENPYMPETLIVSEKDRLLAEELLSNSLLVFQEEKLLAQIDEALDQGDEERFYELSNLLQALKETANLQ, from the coding sequence ATGACTGCTTCTGTATCAGTTGTCGATAAAAAAGCATTTGTTCGATGGTTTTTAAAAAATTATCAATTGAAACGTCGTGAGTGTGTATGGATTTTAAATTACCTTTTAAGTAATGATGAACTTTTAAAGCGAATCCGATTTGTTGAAGAAGCACATTATTGCCCAAGAGCAATGGTGATGTCGACTGTTGACTCAACGGGTGTGCCATTTCGTTTTTATAAAGGCAATGTAATGACAGCAGATGCTGAGAAATCCTTTCATGATTTACGCTTACATGAACATGAAGATATGTATATACAATTGAATTTTCCGAATACACCACCAAGTGCACAATACTTAGCAGTTCTTGAAGAAAACCCTTATATGCCAGAAACACTGATTGTTAGTGAAAAAGACCGTTTACTGGCAGAAGAGCTGCTTTCCAACAGCTTACTCGTATTCCAAGAAGAAAAATTACTCGCACAAATTGATGAAGCCCTCGATCAGGGAGATGAAGAGCGCTTTTATGAATTGTCAAATTTGTTACAAGCTTTAAAGGAAACGGCTAATTTACAATAG
- a CDS encoding DUF2487 family protein yields MYFNANDVTSFMAQKEFIDTAIVPLVSIDLTSEKIKQSGAEADFLLSLTSFVEQQFKGRLLLLPPFSYSTILKNEEMPQQLESQLHNAGFKHVFFITCDHFWTNIGDVVNVIWLPAIPLESMDKGVKNSILEDQLRQVIPTLSTKWAQI; encoded by the coding sequence ATGTATTTTAATGCGAACGATGTGACATCGTTTATGGCGCAGAAGGAATTTATCGATACAGCAATTGTCCCACTCGTATCCATCGATTTAACTTCTGAAAAAATAAAACAGAGTGGAGCAGAAGCAGATTTTTTGTTATCGCTGACGTCTTTTGTTGAGCAACAATTTAAAGGTCGTTTATTATTGTTGCCACCATTTTCGTACAGTACAATTTTGAAAAACGAAGAAATGCCTCAGCAATTAGAATCACAATTACATAATGCTGGTTTTAAGCATGTGTTCTTCATTACTTGTGACCATTTTTGGACAAATATTGGAGATGTAGTAAATGTTATTTGGCTACCAGCGATTCCATTAGAAAGCATGGATAAAGGTGTGAAAAACTCTATTCTCGAGGATCAACTACGACAAGTGATTCCGACTCTTTCGACCAAATGGGCACAGATTTAA
- a CDS encoding ubiquinol-cytochrome c reductase iron-sulfur subunit has product MSNNRVSRRQFLSYTLTGVGGFMAAGMLMPMVRFAIDPVLQNHGGGNFIKTEHKIADITEEPVKVDLKFEQVDAWYKSEVTNMAWVYKEGDQIIALSPVCKHLGCMVNWAQDSAHPDQFFCPCHAGRYEKNGKNVPGTPPTGPLDEYEVSEKDGYLMLGPTKANTLVK; this is encoded by the coding sequence ATGAGTAATAATCGAGTTTCACGTCGTCAATTCCTAAGCTATACACTAACTGGTGTAGGTGGCTTTATGGCGGCGGGTATGCTGATGCCGATGGTTCGCTTTGCGATTGACCCAGTGCTACAAAATCATGGTGGTGGGAATTTCATAAAAACGGAGCATAAAATCGCTGATATTACTGAAGAACCTGTTAAAGTTGATTTGAAATTCGAACAAGTTGATGCATGGTACAAATCAGAAGTGACAAATATGGCATGGGTTTACAAAGAGGGCGACCAAATTATAGCCTTATCTCCTGTTTGTAAACATTTAGGATGTATGGTGAACTGGGCACAAGATTCAGCACACCCAGATCAATTCTTCTGTCCTTGTCATGCTGGACGTTACGAGAAAAATGGTAAAAACGTTCCAGGAACACCACCTACAGGTCCGTTGGATGAATATGAAGTATCAGAAAAAGATGGTTACTTAATGCTTGGTCCAACTAAAGCAAACACTCTAGTTAAGTAA
- the qcrB gene encoding menaquinol-cytochrome c reductase cytochrome b subunit yields the protein MLNKIYDWVDERLDITPIWRDIADHEVPEHVNPAHHFSAFVYCFGGLTFFITVIQILSGMFLTMYYVPDVVNAWKSVYYLQNEVAFGEIVRGMHHWGASLVIVMMFLHTLRVFFTGSYKKPRELNWMVGVGIFGVMMGLGFTGYLLPWDMKALFATKVGIEIAASVPFIGGMIKVLLAGDSTILGAQTLTRFFAIHVFFLPAVLFGLLAAHFIMIRRQGISGPL from the coding sequence GTGCTAAATAAAATTTATGATTGGGTCGATGAACGCTTAGATATTACACCGATTTGGCGTGATATTGCCGACCACGAAGTGCCTGAGCACGTAAACCCTGCACATCATTTTTCAGCATTCGTTTACTGTTTTGGTGGATTAACGTTCTTCATTACAGTTATACAAATTCTATCTGGTATGTTTTTAACAATGTACTATGTACCAGACGTAGTGAATGCATGGAAGTCAGTTTATTATTTACAAAACGAAGTAGCATTTGGTGAAATCGTACGCGGTATGCACCACTGGGGAGCTTCATTAGTAATCGTAATGATGTTCTTACATACGCTTCGTGTATTCTTTACAGGTTCTTATAAGAAACCTCGTGAATTAAACTGGATGGTTGGTGTAGGTATTTTTGGTGTAATGATGGGTCTTGGCTTTACAGGATACTTATTACCTTGGGATATGAAAGCATTATTCGCTACAAAAGTAGGTATCGAAATTGCTGCATCTGTACCGTTTATCGGGGGAATGATTAAAGTCTTATTAGCGGGTGACTCAACGATTCTTGGAGCTCAAACGTTAACACGATTCTTTGCGATTCATGTATTCTTCTTACCTGCAGTATTGTTTGGGTTACTTGCAGCACACTTTATCATGATTCGTCGTCAAGGAATTTCAGGGCCGTTGTAA
- a CDS encoding menaquinol-cytochrome c reductase cytochrome b/c subunit produces MHRGKGMKFVGDSRIKANHRMPNVPKDYSEYPGKTEAFWPNFLLKEWMVGAVFLIAYLLLTVAHPSPLEGPADPTRAYTPLPDWYFLSMYQLLKYSFASGPYQIIGTLVIPGLAFGALLLMPFLDKGPERRPSKRPLPTAFMLLTLAAMFYLTWESVVNHDWEAQKAMGAIVEEVKVDIDESLPGFAIWNGDTGEQAKSCIGCHAADLKGGPAAPKLVGNTLTAEEIEDIIHNGRGDMPPGAFAGTDEEAKQLAEFIASLKAKE; encoded by the coding sequence ATGCATCGCGGAAAAGGAATGAAATTTGTTGGTGATTCTCGTATTAAAGCGAATCATAGAATGCCGAACGTTCCAAAGGATTATTCCGAATATCCAGGTAAGACGGAAGCCTTCTGGCCAAACTTCTTACTAAAAGAATGGATGGTTGGTGCTGTATTCTTAATTGCTTACTTATTATTAACAGTTGCTCATCCATCGCCACTTGAAGGGCCGGCTGATCCAACTAGAGCATATACACCACTACCAGACTGGTACTTCTTATCTATGTATCAACTTTTAAAATACTCATTTGCTTCTGGTCCATACCAAATCATTGGGACTCTTGTAATTCCAGGTCTTGCATTTGGAGCGCTATTATTAATGCCATTTTTAGATAAAGGCCCAGAACGTCGTCCATCTAAACGTCCGTTACCGACTGCGTTTATGTTATTAACTTTGGCTGCTATGTTCTACTTAACTTGGGAGTCAGTTGTGAACCACGACTGGGAAGCTCAAAAAGCTATGGGTGCCATTGTAGAAGAGGTTAAAGTTGATATTGATGAATCTCTACCAGGTTTTGCAATTTGGAATGGTGACACTGGTGAACAAGCTAAATCTTGTATTGGTTGTCATGCTGCTGACTTAAAAGGTGGTCCAGCTGCTCCAAAATTAGTTGGTAATACTCTAACGGCTGAAGAAATTGAAGATATTATTCACAATGGTCGTGGTGATATGCCACCTGGTGCATTTGCTGGTACAGATGAAGAAGCGAAGCAATTAGCTGAATTTATTGCAAGCTTAAAAGCTAAAGAATAA
- a CDS encoding DUF1405 domain-containing protein, producing MQITRANIWYLLTHKSFLVVLLIINLLGTIYGYYWYGWQLAITKPIFYIFVPDSPTASLFFCFVLIVWIMGKSWPLMEVLALVTLVKYGIWADVMNIWTLIETGSIGWQGWMLVGSHFAMAVQAILYIGKYVFTYWHIAVAAVWTLHNDVIDYVFGQMPMYRDLADYTSYIGYFTFWLSIACIFLAIFSIRWRKYLPN from the coding sequence ATGCAAATTACACGTGCAAATATCTGGTATCTCCTTACACATAAATCATTTTTAGTTGTATTACTCATTATTAATCTACTTGGAACAATCTACGGCTATTATTGGTATGGCTGGCAGCTAGCAATAACAAAGCCCATTTTTTATATTTTTGTGCCAGATAGCCCAACTGCCAGCCTATTCTTTTGCTTTGTCCTGATAGTCTGGATTATGGGAAAAAGTTGGCCATTGATGGAAGTGCTTGCTCTAGTTACGTTAGTGAAATATGGGATATGGGCTGACGTTATGAATATTTGGACACTGATTGAAACAGGTTCGATTGGCTGGCAAGGATGGATGCTCGTAGGCTCCCATTTTGCAATGGCTGTTCAAGCAATTCTTTATATTGGGAAATATGTTTTTACATATTGGCATATCGCTGTAGCAGCGGTTTGGACATTGCATAATGATGTTATTGATTATGTTTTTGGACAGATGCCCATGTACCGTGACTTAGCAGATTATACTAGCTATATTGGCTATTTTACGTTTTGGTTATCAATTGCATGTATATTTTTAGCTATTTTCTCAATAAGGTGGCGCAAATATTTGCCGAATTAG
- a CDS encoding zinc metallopeptidase: MYIVYFAIILLLPLYAQMKVKGTYNKFAKERTMKGQTGAEVARAILDANGLYDVRVVPTQGVLSDHYNPATKTVALSESNFYEASVAGAAVAAHEVGHAIQHKEAYSMLTLRSKLVPVANISSNASWIFVMIGIFASNPKFLLLGIVLLAAGVVFQLVTLPVEFDASKRALVQMNSLGIITNEEERPARKVLSAAALTYVAAAAVAVLELLRLVLIFTNMRSDD; the protein is encoded by the coding sequence ATGTATATTGTTTATTTTGCGATTATATTGTTACTGCCGCTATATGCTCAAATGAAGGTCAAGGGCACGTACAATAAGTTTGCGAAAGAACGTACAATGAAGGGACAAACAGGTGCAGAGGTAGCGCGTGCGATTTTAGATGCGAACGGTTTATATGATGTACGAGTTGTTCCAACGCAAGGGGTTTTGTCGGACCATTATAATCCAGCAACAAAAACGGTTGCTTTATCAGAAAGTAACTTTTATGAAGCGAGTGTTGCAGGTGCTGCTGTTGCTGCCCATGAGGTAGGCCACGCCATCCAACATAAAGAAGCTTATTCCATGCTAACTTTACGTAGTAAGCTTGTTCCAGTAGCAAATATTTCATCCAATGCATCTTGGATATTTGTAATGATTGGTATTTTTGCTTCTAATCCGAAATTCTTGTTGTTAGGTATCGTCCTACTAGCTGCAGGCGTAGTTTTCCAATTAGTAACCTTACCCGTTGAATTTGATGCATCTAAGCGCGCGTTAGTGCAAATGAATTCATTAGGTATTATTACAAATGAGGAAGAGCGACCAGCACGAAAAGTGTTAAGTGCAGCGGCATTAACATATGTTGCAGCCGCAGCCGTAGCTGTCTTAGAATTATTACGTTTAGTGTTAATCTTTACAAATATGCGTAGTGATGATTAA
- a CDS encoding YitT family protein, producing the protein MLKQIKIRNIIAIMLGAAIFSFGFVHFNMQNQLGEGGLSGITLILYFTLGWDPALMNLLLNIPMFIIGYRLLGKKSFIYTLVGTLSVSVFLKIFQKYQFTIHLEDDMLLVALFAGVFVGLGLGIVFRFGGTTGGVDILARLGHKYFGWSMGKTMFIFDAIVIILSWLTFLDARSMMYTLVAVFVGARVIDFVQEGAYAARGALIISEKSSTIAEMIALRMERGITILEGHGHFTKQQKEVIYCVIGRNEVVRLKSIIHDVDPHAFVSIIEVRDVAGEGFTLDDQKQPLH; encoded by the coding sequence ATGCTAAAACAGATTAAAATTCGCAATATCATCGCAATTATGCTCGGAGCTGCTATTTTTAGCTTCGGCTTCGTCCACTTTAACATGCAAAATCAGCTTGGCGAAGGTGGTTTAAGTGGTATCACTCTTATACTTTATTTTACACTAGGCTGGGACCCTGCCTTAATGAATTTACTATTGAATATTCCTATGTTTATCATAGGCTATCGTTTACTTGGAAAAAAGTCATTTATTTATACACTTGTGGGAACTTTATCGGTATCCGTATTCCTTAAAATTTTCCAAAAATATCAATTCACAATTCATTTAGAGGACGATATGCTGCTTGTTGCTCTTTTTGCAGGTGTATTTGTCGGCCTAGGACTTGGCATTGTCTTTCGTTTTGGTGGTACGACTGGTGGTGTGGATATTTTAGCACGACTAGGTCATAAATACTTCGGCTGGAGCATGGGTAAAACAATGTTCATCTTTGATGCCATCGTTATTATTCTATCATGGCTAACTTTTTTAGATGCACGCTCTATGATGTATACGCTAGTTGCGGTGTTTGTTGGAGCTCGTGTCATTGATTTTGTTCAAGAAGGAGCTTATGCTGCGCGTGGAGCACTTATTATCTCTGAGAAATCAAGTACGATTGCTGAAATGATTGCACTACGAATGGAACGCGGTATCACGATTCTGGAGGGTCATGGTCATTTTACAAAGCAGCAAAAGGAAGTCATATATTGTGTGATTGGCCGAAATGAGGTAGTACGGTTGAAATCGATTATTCATGATGTAGATCCACATGCCTTTGTATCAATAATAGAAGTGCGTGATGTTGCAGGAGAGGGCTTTACTCTTGATGATCAAAAACAGCCCTTACATTAA
- a CDS encoding nucleotide pyrophosphohydrolase — translation MTEQVTMQALQQRVDDYIGQFKEGYFPPFELLARLTEELGELSREVQDVYGQKKKKSTEGTNSIEEELGDFFFVLVCFANAQGIKLDEALLRVIHKFETRDKDRWTRKDEE, via the coding sequence ATGACTGAACAAGTGACAATGCAAGCTTTACAGCAGCGTGTTGATGATTATATAGGACAATTTAAGGAAGGTTATTTCCCACCCTTTGAATTATTGGCACGATTAACAGAGGAGCTTGGTGAATTATCACGAGAGGTACAAGATGTTTACGGACAAAAAAAGAAAAAGAGTACAGAGGGAACAAATAGCATTGAAGAAGAGTTAGGGGACTTTTTCTTTGTGTTAGTTTGCTTTGCCAATGCACAAGGCATTAAATTAGATGAAGCACTTTTACGCGTCATACATAAATTTGAAACGAGAGATAAGGATCGCTGGACTAGAAAGGATGAGGAATAA
- the dapB gene encoding 4-hydroxy-tetrahydrodipicolinate reductase, with amino-acid sequence MSIRVAIAGPRGKMGAEAVHTVMKHDKMELVAVLDYKEVGKTLADLDMFPASYTVPVFTEMHDLVEATAPDVLVDLTNPHAVYKHTKEALHLNVRPVIGTTGFTDRQLEELSAIAKEKELGCIIAPNFAIGAILMMKFAKEAAKYLPDVEIMEMHHDQKLDAPSGTAVKTAQLIQEVRAPKGQGHPEEKETIAGARGGEFDGMRIHSVRLPGLVAHQQVLFGGDGQLLTIRHDSLNRNSFMSGIAFCVEEVMKMDQLVYGLENII; translated from the coding sequence ATGTCGATTCGTGTAGCAATTGCAGGACCAAGGGGAAAAATGGGGGCTGAAGCTGTACATACAGTCATGAAACATGACAAAATGGAATTAGTAGCTGTACTAGATTATAAGGAAGTAGGAAAAACATTAGCTGATTTAGACATGTTTCCAGCGAGCTATACAGTACCTGTATTTACAGAAATGCATGATCTTGTAGAAGCAACAGCACCAGACGTGTTAGTGGATTTAACAAACCCTCATGCCGTCTATAAGCATACAAAAGAAGCATTACATTTAAATGTACGACCTGTCATAGGAACAACAGGTTTTACAGATAGACAGCTAGAAGAATTATCCGCAATTGCAAAAGAAAAAGAGCTAGGCTGTATTATTGCCCCGAACTTTGCAATCGGTGCTATTTTGATGATGAAATTCGCGAAGGAAGCGGCAAAATACTTACCGGATGTAGAAATTATGGAAATGCACCACGATCAAAAGCTAGATGCACCATCTGGGACGGCTGTTAAAACGGCACAATTGATTCAAGAGGTTCGAGCACCAAAAGGGCAAGGACATCCTGAAGAAAAAGAAACGATTGCTGGTGCTAGAGGGGGAGAGTTTGATGGGATGCGCATACATTCCGTCCGATTACCAGGGCTAGTAGCACACCAGCAAGTTTTATTTGGTGGGGATGGGCAGTTATTAACGATTCGCCATGATTCTTTAAATCGTAATTCTTTTATGTCAGGGATAGCCTTTTGCGTAGAAGAGGTCATGAAAATGGATCAACTTGTATATGGTTTAGAAAACATCATCTAA
- the mgsA gene encoding methylglyoxal synthase, protein MKIALIAHDRKKDNLVQFAIAYKDILNEHHLYATGTTGQRVIEATGLEVTRFRSGPLGGDQQIGAMIANNDMDMVIFFRDPLTAQPHEPDVSALIRLCDVYQVPLATNMGTAEILLKGLQEGFVDWRLIQERRN, encoded by the coding sequence ATGAAAATCGCACTAATCGCACATGATCGTAAAAAAGATAATTTAGTACAGTTTGCTATTGCTTACAAAGATATTTTAAATGAGCACCATTTGTATGCTACTGGTACAACAGGGCAGCGCGTAATTGAGGCTACAGGTTTAGAGGTTACCCGTTTTCGTTCAGGTCCACTTGGTGGAGACCAACAAATTGGCGCAATGATTGCCAATAATGATATGGATATGGTTATTTTTTTCCGCGATCCTTTAACAGCACAACCACATGAGCCAGATGTTTCTGCGCTTATCCGTCTCTGTGATGTTTACCAGGTACCACTGGCAACAAATATGGGAACTGCAGAAATATTACTTAAAGGCCTACAAGAGGGCTTTGTAGATTGGAGATTGATTCAAGAAAGAAGAAATTAA
- the bshA gene encoding N-acetyl-alpha-D-glucosaminyl L-malate synthase BshA, with the protein MRKLKIGITCYPTVGGSGVIATELGKMLAERGHEIHFITSSVPFRLNKIYPTVFFHEVEVNNYSVFQYSPYDIALASKMADVIKDEELDVLHVHYAIPHAVCAVLAREMSGRDIGIVTTLHGTDISVLGQDSTLSQAIKYGIDKSDIVTTVSQALKEQTYELIDTVKPIETIYNFVDEREYFPRNSGNLKEQFGIQDDEKVIIHVSNFRKIKNLPHIVDAFMKIRANMKAKLLLVGDGPEKHRVMDQVKESPYVKDVLFLGKQENLAELYAISDLKLLLSQQESFGLVLLEAMACGVPCIGSNVGGIPEVIEHDVDGYIVELGDTDAVAEYAVNLLQDEGKLQRFREAAIRAVDEKFHSAKIVEQYEKLYEKVAERNHAKQ; encoded by the coding sequence ATGAGAAAGCTAAAAATAGGCATTACCTGTTATCCAACTGTTGGAGGCTCTGGTGTCATTGCGACAGAATTAGGAAAAATGCTTGCAGAGAGAGGACACGAAATTCATTTCATCACCTCAAGCGTACCATTTCGATTGAATAAAATTTATCCAACCGTCTTTTTCCATGAAGTAGAAGTGAATAACTATTCGGTATTTCAATATTCTCCATACGATATTGCTTTAGCAAGTAAGATGGCTGATGTCATTAAGGATGAAGAGCTGGACGTATTGCATGTGCATTATGCTATTCCACATGCAGTATGTGCGGTATTAGCACGTGAAATGAGCGGGCGGGACATTGGCATTGTCACAACCTTACATGGCACTGATATATCGGTGCTAGGGCAGGATTCCACCCTGTCACAGGCGATAAAGTATGGCATTGATAAATCTGATATTGTCACTACAGTATCCCAAGCTTTAAAGGAACAAACTTATGAACTAATAGATACGGTAAAGCCTATTGAAACGATTTACAACTTTGTAGATGAGCGTGAATACTTCCCTCGTAATTCAGGCAATTTAAAGGAACAATTCGGTATTCAAGATGATGAAAAAGTCATTATTCACGTCTCTAACTTCCGTAAAATTAAGAATCTTCCGCATATTGTGGATGCATTTATGAAAATACGTGCGAATATGAAGGCAAAATTATTATTAGTAGGGGATGGACCAGAAAAGCATCGTGTAATGGACCAAGTAAAGGAAAGTCCTTATGTAAAAGATGTTTTGTTTTTAGGGAAACAGGAAAACTTGGCTGAATTGTATGCCATTAGTGATCTAAAATTATTACTTTCACAGCAGGAATCTTTCGGTTTGGTATTATTGGAAGCAATGGCGTGTGGCGTGCCTTGTATTGGCTCAAATGTTGGTGGAATCCCTGAGGTAATCGAACATGATGTGGATGGTTATATAGTGGAATTAGGGGATACAGATGCTGTAGCAGAGTACGCTGTAAATTTATTACAGGATGAAGGTAAATTACAACGTTTCCGTGAAGCTGCTATCCGTGCTGTCGATGAAAAATTCCACTCAGCTAAAATTGTAGAGCAATATGAAAAATTGTACGAAAAGGTTGCGGAAAGAAATCATGCAAAACAATAA
- a CDS encoding CCA tRNA nucleotidyltransferase, whose product MQNNKEWQAAYSVIEQLENAGFEAVIVGGAVRDTILGRPAHDVDVATNAMPEEVKSVFNHTADIGIQHGTVLVIVPAGSVEVTTFRTDGQYTDHRRPEEVQFVRSLQDDLQRRDFTMNAIAMCRDGSFVDFYGGRQDIEAGIIRAVGNPQIRFTEDALRMLRAVRFSAQLGFEIESATLKAIQNKAADISWIANERIKAELDKIWTGKDVFKGILMLEQSSLANYLQGSFEAKQWCDFKAHHRLIGWAYFAVLQGECWQDVLRSYRLSNKEIGFVKAVIAALDALKRGWSNMDYLMFTQQELETARYVAELRELSVHIPQQSIPELQAQLPIKHQKELVVNGSDLLTWSGKKGGPWVKEALQKMLEAVVNGELQNDRQQIKEWIEHEYFHEG is encoded by the coding sequence ATGCAAAACAATAAAGAATGGCAAGCAGCCTATTCAGTTATAGAACAATTAGAAAACGCAGGCTTTGAAGCAGTAATCGTTGGTGGCGCGGTGCGAGATACAATACTCGGTCGCCCTGCCCATGATGTAGATGTGGCGACAAATGCCATGCCAGAAGAAGTAAAGTCCGTCTTTAATCATACGGCGGATATAGGTATTCAGCATGGGACGGTGCTTGTTATCGTGCCTGCCGGTTCTGTAGAGGTAACGACATTTCGTACCGACGGACAATATACGGATCACCGTAGACCTGAGGAAGTGCAGTTTGTGCGTTCACTCCAGGATGATTTACAGCGTCGAGATTTTACGATGAATGCCATTGCGATGTGCCGCGATGGCTCTTTCGTTGATTTTTACGGCGGACGTCAGGATATTGAGGCTGGTATTATACGCGCTGTAGGTAATCCTCAGATTCGATTTACTGAGGATGCATTACGCATGCTTCGAGCGGTACGATTTTCAGCCCAGCTTGGTTTTGAAATTGAGTCTGCAACATTGAAGGCAATTCAGAATAAGGCCGCTGATATTTCCTGGATTGCAAATGAACGTATAAAGGCAGAGCTTGATAAGATATGGACAGGGAAAGATGTTTTTAAGGGTATTTTAATGCTTGAGCAAAGTAGTTTAGCCAATTATTTGCAAGGTTCTTTTGAGGCTAAACAGTGGTGTGATTTTAAGGCTCATCATAGGCTAATAGGCTGGGCATATTTTGCGGTGTTACAGGGTGAATGCTGGCAAGACGTATTGCGTAGCTATCGATTATCGAATAAGGAAATCGGTTTTGTCAAGGCCGTGATAGCCGCTTTAGATGCCTTAAAAAGAGGTTGGTCCAATATGGATTACTTGATGTTTACGCAGCAAGAACTTGAAACAGCTCGCTATGTTGCAGAGCTTAGAGAACTTAGCGTTCACATACCACAGCAAAGTATACCTGAATTACAGGCTCAGCTTCCTATAAAACATCAGAAGGAATTAGTAGTAAACGGTTCTGACTTATTAACATGGTCTGGAAAAAAGGGTGGGCCATGGGTAAAGGAAGCATTACAAAAGATGCTAGAAGCAGTCGTGAATGGCGAACTACAAAATGACCGACAACAGATAAAGGAATGGATAGAGCATGAGTATTTCCATGAAGGATGA